From the genome of Plectropomus leopardus isolate mb unplaced genomic scaffold, YSFRI_Pleo_2.0 unplaced_scaffold9160, whole genome shotgun sequence:
ggtgtccttgagatatcgcgttaaaactgagtagcaggtggcaccctGCACGGTTGCCtctgccaccagtgtgtgaatgggtgaatgtgactcctAGTGTGAAAGTGATTTGAGTGGTCGAACGACTTGTAAAGTGCTACACAAGTGTAGGTTCATTTTTTGCTGTCAGATAACTTTGTGGTCTGGTACTTACTCCTGGGATGTTAGAAACGATTTCAAAGGTGACTCCGCAGCCAGGGATGGTGCTGCGCTGAGACATCCTCTTCAGCAGGCTCTGAGCAAAAccctgcaacacaaacacaaaaccacattttctaaaatgaacAAGTCTCTGTATTAGTGGACATGTGGTATCACTTCTCCAGATGACATGGCCCTGGCCTCCAGCACCACCATAAGGATCCTGGGAGTAATATTCAATcaagatttgtcttttttctttcatacaaaacaaacttcaaggactgcacTTTTACCTGTGTAATATTGCAAACATTAGGCATATCCTGTCTTAAAAAGATGCAGGAAAATTAGTCTACTCATTTGCTAACTCTAGCCTGGATAATTGTAATTCCTTATCATCAGGTTGGTCTGACAAGACTATAATACTCGAATGCTGCGGAACGTGTATTAATGGAAACCAAGAAACGAGATCAtattagcttctctgcactggctccctgtctaATCCAGAACTGAATTTCAAATACTTCTCACTTACAAATCTCAGGCCAGGCTCCATCATATCTTTCAGAGCTAATAGTTCCCTATTATCCTACTAGagcactgcactctgaaaatgcaggattaccTGTGGTTCCTTAGGTCTCCAAAAGTAGAATGGGAGTCAGAGCCTTCAACTATCTTGCTCCTTTTCtgtggaaccatcttccagtttcggtacAGGAGGCAGACACCAACTCCATTTTTAAGAGTAGACTTAAAACTTTCATCTTTGGTAAAGCTTAttattagggctggctcaggctcaccttgaaccagcccctagttaggctgacataggcctagtctgccaggggacttcctgtgatacactgagctcctctcttcttttctctctctcttcatttgcAAACATCCATGTCTTATTACTGCACATCACTAACTTGGCTGCTTCTCCGGAGCGTTTGTGCTCCCTTGTGTTGTAAGTTTCTCAGACCATGGCTGCACCTGGATCGTGGGTCGTGGTTGCACTAATGCCGTGGTCCTACCTGATGCAGACTACTACTgctattattatcatcatactTTCACTATTATTACTAGGGATGGGTATCGTTAGGACTTTATCAATACCGATACCAGTACTGCTTATTGGTACTTATCGATACTCTGATCAATACTATTATAAGTTGGTACCAAAACTAAACACATGAcatgtaaagctgtgaaaaaatcaagttattttgtttttttgggtgagTTTTTTCCACAGCCGCTGTGAATGTccaggacagagggatgtcgcttagtgtaaagccctctgaggcaaattgagATTTGTGATATCTGGCTTTATGAAATTAACAGAATAGAATTGAACTGAAGTgaaatgaaagcaaacatgTCACTGTATCAGCTTACTCCTACCTGTCGTGCTTAGTTCACCTACCTGTCTCCCGGTGACATTGACGCAAATGCGTTTCCTAAGTACCAGCTGCATGTGTGCGGGGTGGCTCAGCTGAACCACTGTGCTAACAGTCAGGTAGACCCTCTGGTCAGCTGACGTCACGCGGCTCAGCTGGGGGCACTCGTGGACTGTGGAGTCCCAGGAGGCCTCCACCTTCACCTGGACCAcattaaaaagcaaagaaaaaatgtaaagaaaaaatcccTCCATGTGTTATCTAAGTGGAGCATTTGGAATTTGCAAAAGAAAACGAGAGAACATAAAAGAGGTAAACTTACAAAATCCACACTCTGAATATCAATCATCACCTTACCTCTGGATCGTAGTTTTTAACAATATGAAGGTCAAAGAAGTCATCGTCGTCCTCCCCGCCGAGCAGCGCGTCCAGACCCCCGGCCAGCGGGGCTGAGAGACTGGACTGGAAATCATCCGCTGCACgagcaaaaaagacagaaaaggaaagagggCTCAACTGTTATTAAGACAGCAGAGGATTCTGCCAAAATACAAGCACAAAACACGGTGTGCAACAACATACCACTGAGATCCAGGAAGAGGACAGGAATGTGTGTTTCCATTCCAGGGACTGGAACCCTGCAGAgaaacagcagcatcagcacagtgaCTAAAAAGCTGTCTTCAAGGATTTGTTGATGAGATGGGTGGGACACAGTGGTAGTTTGAGATACAACATGAGAAAATCTAGCTTTTCTTTAACCTCCAAACATTTCTGAACAGGGCTCAACACATAAGAGCGCGAGAGGTTAGACTTTAAATCTCTCATAATTGAGT
Proteins encoded in this window:
- the LOC121940643 gene encoding kinesin-like protein KIF13B, which gives rise to VPVPGMETHIPVLFLDLSADDFQSSLSAPLAGGLDALLGGEDDDDFFDLHIVKNYDPEVKVEASWDSTVHECPQLSRVTSADQRVYLTVSTVVQLSHPAHMQLVLRKRICVNVTGRQGFAQSLLKRMSQRSTIPGCGVTFEIVSNIPG